A genome region from Gardnerella vaginalis includes the following:
- a CDS encoding C40 family peptidase: MLTSLMMIKRDKIFSSVFAGFVSAALVAAMIPLACASASAEESAVTSTRSFPKITDVKRDLFTESTSTDVDANSHWGGIESLDVPQTKSASELALEQSRLQHQQAQNNSADGFDAAASRSGARNGVGPMTYFVAPPDNQSVSAMLNFAAQFLGKVPYRSGGTTPAGWDCSGFVQYVFANMGISLPRTSGAQATVGTAVPSLAQAQPGDIIANGTHASIYVGNGMVINSQYAGTQYDPIRYVFSGSYSIRRIF, translated from the coding sequence ATGCTAACATCGCTAATGATGATTAAGCGAGATAAGATTTTTTCTTCTGTATTTGCAGGATTTGTATCTGCAGCGCTTGTTGCTGCTATGATTCCGCTTGCTTGTGCTTCCGCTTCTGCTGAAGAATCAGCAGTTACATCTACACGTTCTTTCCCTAAGATTACTGATGTTAAGCGTGATTTGTTTACAGAATCCACTTCTACCGATGTTGATGCTAATTCTCATTGGGGTGGTATTGAGTCTTTGGATGTTCCGCAGACTAAGAGTGCTTCTGAACTTGCGCTTGAACAGTCTCGCCTGCAACATCAACAGGCGCAGAATAATTCTGCTGATGGCTTCGACGCTGCTGCAAGCCGTTCTGGAGCACGTAATGGCGTTGGGCCTATGACGTACTTTGTTGCTCCTCCAGATAATCAGTCTGTTTCTGCGATGCTTAATTTTGCTGCTCAGTTTTTAGGTAAAGTGCCTTATCGTTCTGGTGGAACAACTCCTGCTGGTTGGGATTGCTCTGGTTTTGTGCAGTACGTTTTTGCCAATATGGGTATTTCTTTGCCGCGAACTTCTGGAGCTCAGGCTACTGTAGGTACGGCTGTTCCGAGTTTAGCTCAGGCTCAGCCTGGTGACATAATTGCCAATGGTACTCATGCATCTATTTATGTTGGCAATGGAATGGTTATTAATTCTCAGTATGCTGGAACTCAGTATGATCCTATTAGATATGTTTTTTCAGGATCTTATTCTATTCGTAGAATCTTCTGA